Proteins encoded by one window of Podarcis muralis chromosome 11, rPodMur119.hap1.1, whole genome shotgun sequence:
- the NUDT12 gene encoding NAD-capped RNA hydrolase NUDT12 isoform X2 produces the protein MQDVQGNPKQQLISELHNFAAVGDKTRLATLLSHSPSLINETGKNGWTALMYATRNGHFETVQALLEKGCDKSMTNASNQTALDIAKFWGYKNIANLLANVKSGLEPFFLTSVIGEREIYFCRTLLDRKSEKRTDAKWLNIKQKQPTTVYIIFSNLSPLVASDDEKDTSQFPKVKLHKLSYKDVKEYLEQPETITLIFLGVELQVKGSLPPTLKGKEASNGEDDSLVAWFALSMDATAADRFIQKHQGCYFLHPPMPSLLQLSENEAGVIAQARSVLAWDSRYQFCPTCGSATKLEDGGYKKSCLKKDCLSHQGIHNTCYPRVDPVVIMQVIHPDGNHCLLGRKKRFPSGMFTCLAGFIEPGETIENAVRREVEEESGVKVGHVQYVSCQPWPMPSSLMIGCIAAAVSTEIKVDNIEIEDARWFSREEVLGILNKRNQSAFFVPPHQAIAHQLIKHWIGMNANL, from the exons ATGCAAGACGTTCAAGGGAATCCAAAGCAGCAgttgatttctgagcttcacaATTTTGCTGCTGTTGGAGACAAGACCAGGCTTGCAACATTGCTCAGTCATTCTCCCTCACTTATCAATGAAACTGGGAAGAATGGTTGGACAGCCCTGATGTATGCTACTAGAAATGGGCACTTCGAGACCGTGCAGGCTCTGCTCGAAAAGGG gtGTGACAAGTCCATGACCAATGCATCCAACCAGACAGCACTGGACATTGCTAAATTTTGGGGCTATAAGAATATAGCTAACTTATTAGCTAATGTGAAGAGTGGACTGGAGCCATTTTTCCTGACCAGTGTAATTGGAGAACGCGAAATCTATTTTTGCAGGACATTGCTTGATAGGAAGAGTGAGAAGAGAACAGATGCGAAATGGTTGAACATAAAACAGAAGCAGCCAACTACTGTATACATCATTTTTTCAAATTTAAGTCCATTAGTTGCATCAGATGATGAAAAAGATACCTCCCAGTTTCCAAAAGTTAAACTCCATAAGCTTTCTTACAAGGATGTAAAGGAATACCTGGAGCAGCCAGAAACCATCACACTGATTTTTCTTGGAGTAGAACTTCAGGTGAAAGGCAGCTTGCCTCCTACTCTGAAGGGGAAAGAGGCAAGCAACGGTGAAGACGATAGTTTGGTTGCTTGGTTTGCACTCAGTATGGATGCTACTGCTGCTGATAGATTTATACAGAAGCATCAAGGGTGTTATTTTCTTCATCCACCTATGCCTTCCTTGCTGCAATTGTCTGAAAATGAAGCTG GAGTCATCGCCCAGGCTAGATCTGTCCTGGCATGGGATAGCCGGTATCAGTTCTGCCCAACATGCGGCAGCGCAACCAAATTAGAAGATGGAGGCTACAAGAAATCCTGCTTAAAGAAAGACTGTCTCAGCCATCAGGGCATTCACAACACATGCTACCCACGAGTCG ATCCCGTAGTGATAATGCAAGTTATTCATCCAGATGGGAACCACTGCCttttgggaagaaaaaaaagatttcCTTCAGGCATGTTTACTTGCCTTGCTGGATTTATAGAGCCTG GTGAGACAATTGAAAATGCTGTTCGAAGAGAAGTAGAGGAGGAAAGTGGAGTTAAAGTGGGCCATGTTCAGTATGTCTCTTGTCAACCATGGCCGATGCCTTCGTCCCTAATGATTGGCTGCATAGCGGCGGCAGTGTCTACAGAAATTAAAGTTGACAACATTGAAATAGAAGATGCCCGCTGGTTCAGTAGAGAAGAG GTTTTGGGAATTCTGAACAAAAGGAACCAGAGTGCGTTCTTTGTGCCACCACATCAAGCCATTGCACACCAGTTGATAAAGCACTGGATTGGAATGAACGCTAATCTTTAA
- the NUDT12 gene encoding NAD-capped RNA hydrolase NUDT12 isoform X1 gives MQDVQGNPKQQLISELHNFAAVGDKTRLATLLSHSPSLINETGKNGWTALMYATRNGHFETVQALLEKGCDKSMTNASNQTALDIAKFWGYKNIANLLANVKSGLEPFFLTSVIGEREIYFCRTLLDRKSEKRTDAKWLNIKQKQPTTVYIIFSNLSPLVASDDEKDTSQFPKVKLHKLSYKDVKEYLEQPETITLIFLGVELQVKGSLPPTLKGKEASNGEDDSLVAWFALSMDATAADRFIQKHQGCYFLHPPMPSLLQLSENEAGVIAQARSVLAWDSRYQFCPTCGSATKLEDGGYKKSCLKKDCLSHQGIHNTCYPRVDPVVIMQVIHPDGNHCLLGRKKRFPSGMFTCLAGFIEPGETIENAVRREVEEESGVKVGHVQYVSCQPWPMPSSLMIGCIAAAVSTEIKVDNIEIEDARWFSREEVKFNLISFLIDCPLTVLVRACSMDMLFFPGRQKSPRTLLIVQ, from the exons ATGCAAGACGTTCAAGGGAATCCAAAGCAGCAgttgatttctgagcttcacaATTTTGCTGCTGTTGGAGACAAGACCAGGCTTGCAACATTGCTCAGTCATTCTCCCTCACTTATCAATGAAACTGGGAAGAATGGTTGGACAGCCCTGATGTATGCTACTAGAAATGGGCACTTCGAGACCGTGCAGGCTCTGCTCGAAAAGGG gtGTGACAAGTCCATGACCAATGCATCCAACCAGACAGCACTGGACATTGCTAAATTTTGGGGCTATAAGAATATAGCTAACTTATTAGCTAATGTGAAGAGTGGACTGGAGCCATTTTTCCTGACCAGTGTAATTGGAGAACGCGAAATCTATTTTTGCAGGACATTGCTTGATAGGAAGAGTGAGAAGAGAACAGATGCGAAATGGTTGAACATAAAACAGAAGCAGCCAACTACTGTATACATCATTTTTTCAAATTTAAGTCCATTAGTTGCATCAGATGATGAAAAAGATACCTCCCAGTTTCCAAAAGTTAAACTCCATAAGCTTTCTTACAAGGATGTAAAGGAATACCTGGAGCAGCCAGAAACCATCACACTGATTTTTCTTGGAGTAGAACTTCAGGTGAAAGGCAGCTTGCCTCCTACTCTGAAGGGGAAAGAGGCAAGCAACGGTGAAGACGATAGTTTGGTTGCTTGGTTTGCACTCAGTATGGATGCTACTGCTGCTGATAGATTTATACAGAAGCATCAAGGGTGTTATTTTCTTCATCCACCTATGCCTTCCTTGCTGCAATTGTCTGAAAATGAAGCTG GAGTCATCGCCCAGGCTAGATCTGTCCTGGCATGGGATAGCCGGTATCAGTTCTGCCCAACATGCGGCAGCGCAACCAAATTAGAAGATGGAGGCTACAAGAAATCCTGCTTAAAGAAAGACTGTCTCAGCCATCAGGGCATTCACAACACATGCTACCCACGAGTCG ATCCCGTAGTGATAATGCAAGTTATTCATCCAGATGGGAACCACTGCCttttgggaagaaaaaaaagatttcCTTCAGGCATGTTTACTTGCCTTGCTGGATTTATAGAGCCTG GTGAGACAATTGAAAATGCTGTTCGAAGAGAAGTAGAGGAGGAAAGTGGAGTTAAAGTGGGCCATGTTCAGTATGTCTCTTGTCAACCATGGCCGATGCCTTCGTCCCTAATGATTGGCTGCATAGCGGCGGCAGTGTCTACAGAAATTAAAGTTGACAACATTGAAATAGAAGATGCCCGCTGGTTCAGTAGAGAAGAGGTAAAGTTCAATTTAATTTCCTTTCTTATTGATTGCCCTCTGACTGTATTGGTTAGAGCATGCAGTATGGATATGCTTTTTTTCCCAGGCAGACAAAAGAGTCCTCGTACTCTCCTTATTGTACAGTGA